One Littorina saxatilis isolate snail1 linkage group LG10, US_GU_Lsax_2.0, whole genome shotgun sequence DNA window includes the following coding sequences:
- the LOC138979096 gene encoding uncharacterized protein — MGGGEMGGGEMGGGEIGGGEMGGGELTVQLEKFADDTTAEGLITGGDETVYRQEVDCLVSWCDNNNLLLNATKTKEMVVDFRRKKGHVAPLIINGDPIEMVDFFKFLGTTISNDLCWDDNVDAIVKRARQRLYFLRQLKKFRLSQVILVQFYRAVVESILTFSITVWYGNTSQLLKNKLERVVRTASRIVGCELPSLASLYAKRMLSRAQKIVADESHPGHPLFERLPSGRRFRSLGARTRRLQTSFFPQAVSSLNASHPSVGQLRSR, encoded by the exons atgggagggggcgagatgggagggggcgagatgggagggggcgagataggagggggcgagatgggagggggcgagtTGACAG TTCAGCTGGAGAAGTTCGCTGACGACACCACAGCCGAAGGTCTCATCACCGGCGGTGATGAGACCGTGTACCGCCAGGAGGTCGACTGTCTGGTGTCGTGGTGCGACAACAACAATCTCCTGCTGAACGCCACCAAGACCAAGGAGATGGTGGTGGACTTTCGCAGGAAAAAAGGCCATGTGGCTCCACTGATCATCAACGGCGATCCCATCGAGATGGTGGACTTTTTCAAGTTCTTGGGCACCACCATCTCCAACGACCTGTGCTGGGATGATAACGTTGACGCCATCGTCAAGCGAGCGCGGCAACGCCTCTACTTCTTGCGCCAGCTCAAGAAGTTCCGCCTCAGCCAGGTCATCCTGGTCCAGTTCTACAGGGCCGTGGTGGAGAGCATCTTGACATTCTCCATCACAGTGTGGTACGGCAACACCTCCCAGCTGCTCAAGAACAAGCTGGAGCGTGTGGTGCGCACTGCTAGCAGGATCGTCGGCTGTGAGCTGCCCTCCCTAGCATCCCTCTATGCCAAGCGCATGCTGTCCAGAGCCCAGAAAATTGTGGCTGACGAGTCCCACCCTGGCCATCCCCTCTTCGAGCGCCTGCCCTCAGGTCGTCGATTCCGATCCCTGGGGGCACGCACTCGACGTCTCCAGACCTCTTTCTTCCCCCAAGCTGTTTCCTCCCTTAACGCATCCCATCCCTCAGTTGGGCAGCTTCGCAGTCGGTGA